AAATATATAAAGGCTGCGAAATTTATGATAGGAAAGAGAAGACTCCTTATGGCATATGAGGCCTTTTATAATGAAGACAAAAATAAAGCCCTTGAGTATTATGAAGGTGCGAAGAAATTAATTGCAAAATACCCTGTTAAGGGAGAGGCAGATATGGAGTTATTACTTATGGAATGGATTAAGGGGAAAATGAAATAGCTTTATTTTTATTAGTGATAAAGAAGGTGGCAGTACATGAATATTGAGAAGCTGATTAATGAACTGGCAAAGAATGTTTCAAAAGCTATATTAAATAAAGAAGATGAAAGCAGCGAGACAATAAATTTAAATGATATTGGTTCTGAAGATATTTTGAAAATCATTTTAAAACGACTTGTTTATGCTGGAGAATTTAATAATGCAGAAGACATACTTTTTGAGGAAATAAGTAAAAATAACTCACAAGAGATTTATGAAATTGCACTTGATTTCTATAATCTATTGCTTGAAAAAAGTGATAAAGAATTAGAAGAAGGAAATTTTACGCGAAGTGAGATTTATCAAGGATTAGAGGATATAAAAAAAACATATTGGAGTGGTTAATGTGAAATATAATTATGTCACTAATTATAAAAATGATAATGCACTACGTAGGAGTTTTAACGAAATGACAGAAAACACTTTTTCTTTTAACTTTGTTGAATGGTTTAATAACGGATTTTGGGGAGACAAATATATTCCACACTCTTTGGTCGATGGTGAAAAGGTTATAGCAAATGTATCTGTTAGTTTAATGGACTTTAATATGGATGGCATTGACAAAAGTTACATTCAAATCGGAACTGTTATGACAGATGAAAAGTATAGGGGGCAGGGATTAAGCCGATATCTTATAGAAAAGATAATTGAAGAATATAAGGGAAAAGTTGATGGTATTTATTTGTTTGCCAATGATAGCGTTATTGATTTTTATCCTAAGTTTGCATTTATTAGAGGGAAAGAGTATCAGTATAGCAAAATGATAAATTCAATAAATAGTAAGATACAAGTTGAACATATTGATATGACAAATAAAATGGCAAGGCACAAGTTTCTTGATACAGTAAAGAACAGTGTTGGAAATGAAAGACTTTCAATGAGCAATTTTGGCTTAATGGCATTTTGGACAACAGGACCTATGAATGATTTAATTTATTATTATGCTGATGAAAATGCATATATAATCGCTGATATAGAGAAGGAAAATCTTTATATTTATCAAGTTATATCCATATGCAAAGTTAACTTGGAGAAAGTAATTAAATCATTTGGGAGTAATATAAAGAAAGTAAGGCTTGGATTTACACCTTATGATGTTAATGGGTATGATGCTGTTGAATTTTATAAACAAAATTGTACTTTTTTCTATTTAGGAAAAGATTTAGATAAGATTGAAAAAAAGAAACTAATGTTTCCAATCTTATCTCATGCATAAAAATATTTAAAGAAGATAGATATATAGGGGGAAATCATGGATAAACAAATGATTGCTATGTGCGGAGCCTACTGCGGTGCTTGTGAATGGAAGGAAAAAACAAATTGCCCAGGCTGCCAAGCTGCACAGGGAAAAATGTTTTGGGGAGAATGTACCATTGCAAAGTGCTCAATAGAAAAGAGCTTTAATCATTGCGGGCATTGTTCCAAGCTACCATGTGATAATTTACAGTCTGCTTTCGATAATCCAGAGCATGGAGACAACGGAGAGAGATTGATTAATTTAAGAAATTGGAAGGCGGGAAAAGAGAGCTATATCGAATTAACGAAGTTACACGAGGTAAATGATTAGATGAAGAGAAAGTTTGCAGATCGGCCAGATTGGACAAGAGTTCTTGAAAAAAGATTTAAGTTTATACATATTGAAAATGATGAACTTGATGGATACCTAGCTATTACATATATAGACAAAGTACAGGACCCCTTATTTGTAGGAATAGAAAATAAAGACCTATGTTTAGCAGATAATGGTTATACATGGGTGCAATATTTTCCAGAACGCTATAATTATTCTCTAACTGCAATGTTCAATAAAGAACAAGATTTAATACAGCTTTATTATGATGTTTGCAATGGGAATTTTATTTCTTCTTCCGGAATGCCATATTATGACGACCTGTATTTAGATGTTGTATTGCTTTCAACAGGTGATGTTTTGTTGTTTGATGAAGACGAATTAGAACAGGCATTATTAGATAGGGATATTTCTAAAGAGCAGTATGACTTAGCTTGGGACGAAGCTAAAAGACTTATTAAGCATGTAGATAGCAACAAAAATAAATTATTGAGATTAAGTAAGAAATATCTAGAATATATGATTTCTTTAGAATAACAAGTCAAAGTCTATTAGAATTTGGGGGAAACATAATGAAACGGGAAGAGATTGAGAGTGAAATAAACGAATACTTGGAATTAGTAGTCCCGTCAAAGGAATACGAAAAACAAGCATTTGAATACATACAGGAGTTCATAGAGTGTAATTCTCAAATAAACGGCACAGGCGGGCTCAATAGATATAATAACTATGAGCAATGGCTTTTGAAGCTTCAAAAGGAAGCAGATTTATCAAATGTTCCTGAGGGCAAAGTACCGGCAAGTACTTATTTTTTTGTTAGGAAAGCAGATAACAGGATTATTGGAATGATAAATATACGCCACTGCTTGAATGAATTTCTTTTAAGCGAGGGAGGGCATATAGGATATTCTGTAAGACCTAGTGAAAGGAAAAAAGGTTATGCAACTTTCATGTTGAAGCAAGGTCTTCAAAAATGTAGAGAGCTGAATTTAGATAGAATTTTAATTACCTGTGACAAAATAAATATCGCATCAGCTAAAGTAATACAAAATAATAATGGGGTATTAGAAAATGAAGTTTATAGTGAAGCTTTCTCTGAAATAATTCAAAGATATTGGATTCAATTATAAATCAAGAGCATCAAAGCAAAATACTAGCTATTTAACCATATAAGATTATAACCATATAAGAACATAACCATATAACAATATAACAATATGTAGGAAACATGCAGGTTTGGGGGAAGAGAATGGAAGAGTTTAGATATTTAACAGAGTATTATAATAATTATAATGAAGATGGGCGTCTTGTATCGAAACATGGTCAGGTGGAATTTCTCACTACTATGAAGTACATTAACAAATTCCTCAAAAAAGGAATGCGAGTTTTAGAAGTAGGCGCCGGAACTGGCAGATACGCACTTACAATTGCACAAGAAGGTTTTCAGGTTGATGCAATTGAACTTATTCAGCATAATATTGATATTCTTAAAAACAAGATTACTGAAGATTGCACTATTGACGTTAGGCAAGGAAATGCTATAGATTTGTTTTGCTATAATGATGATACTTTTGATATTACTTTAGTATTTGGGCCTTTATACCATTTATTTAATGATAGTGATAAAAAACAAGCCATCAGTGAAGCAATTAGAGTTACTAAAGAAGGTGGTGTTGTTTTTGTATCGTATTGTATGAATGAAGCAACAATTATAAACTGGGGATTTCAGAAAGGCAATATCCTTGAAGGTATTCAAAGTGGTATCGTCGATAAAGATACGTTTAAATGTTTGTCAAACCCATCTTTGCTGTTTGAAATGTATAGAAAAGAGGAAATTGACAAACTGATGGAAGGATATAATGTTGAACGTCTTCATTTTGTTGCAACTGACTTGGCAACAAATCACATGAAGAACATAATCGATGAAATGGATGAAAAAATGTTTGAGACTTACTTGAAATATCATCTTTCTATATGTGAGCGCTCTGATTTGATCGGAATAACGCATCATAGCTTGGATATTTTTCGAAAAAAATAAGGGGTGAGGATAATGATAATGCCGACACATATTGTTACTGCAGCAGGTGTTGTGGAAAATGAGCAAGGTGAGATTTTACTGGTTAAAACACATCATGGAGGATGGGTTTTTCCTGGTGGACAAGTTGAGGTTGGAGAAAACCTAATTGATGCAGTTATTCGGGAAATAAAAGAGGAGAGCGGAGTAAATGTTGTAGTAAAAAAACTTTTTGCAATTTCCTCAAACACAGGAATTAATAAAGGTTATAACGGGGTTGAAACAGTACCTACAAAAGTGATGATGGATTTTATATGTACATATGCAGATGGACAGTTATGCATATCAGATGAAAACTCAGAATCCTGTTGGATCAAAAAAGACAAGGTGCTTGATATGATTACAGCTCCTGCTATTCGTCAGAGATTTAATGCCTATTTAAATTATGATGGAAATGTACAGTATTTAGAATATATAACTCAGCCAGAGTTTAATTTAAAGGTTAGTAGAGAGGTGTAGAGATGAAGGATATTTATGAAGAATGTCCAATCTATAAAAATAAACTTATTACATTAAGACAAACTAAAATGGAAGATGCTGAAGAGCTATTAAACTGCTATTCTGATGAAAGAGCAGTACCATTTTTTAATTCAGACAATTGCAATGGAGATAATTTTAATTACACTACAATTGAAAGAATGAAGCAAGCTATTGATTTTTGGGATTTTTCTTATAGAAATAAGTATTTTATAAGATGGACAATAATTTTAAATGAAACAAAAGAAAAAATAGGTACTATTGAAATGTTTCACAGAGCTGCAGATGATGAATTTAACCATTTTGGGGTATTAAGAATTGACTTGCAAAGTAATTATGAGACTCAGCCAATTATTAATGGAATTCTAGAAGTTGCCAATGAAAATTTCTATGAAGCCTTTGAGGTTGAAGCAATTATCACAAAGGCTATTCCAGAGGCATCTGTACGAACTGCAGCATTAACTCAACGAGGATATCAGCTAGTTGGTAAAAAGGTTATGATGTATGGCGATTATTTTGTTAAGCTTAAGCAGGTCATTATGTAAATTGCAAAGCATGAAGCCATGTTTGCTACGCTGAAATAATTATTCGGGAGATGTTATTATATGGATAAAAAGTATACTGAAATAAATTCTGGATTTATTGACAAGTGGATTGAGGAAGGTTGGGAATGGGGACAACCTATTAGTCATGAAGTTTTTGAAAGAGCAAAGAATAATGAGTGGTTTGTACTTTTAACACCTACAAAACCAGTACCAAAGGAATGGTTTTGTGAAATGAAAAATGCTGAAATACTTGGCTTAGCTTCTGGTGGTGGTCAGCAGATGCCTATATTTACTGCATTAGGTGCAAAGTGTACTGTGTTGGATTATTCGGAAAAACAACTATCAAGCGAAATAGAAGTAGCAGGAAGAGAAAATTATGAGATTAAAACAGTGAGAGCAGATATGACAAAGCCGCTGCCTTTCGAAGACGAATCCTTTGACTTAATTTTTCACCCGGTATCCAACTGCTATATTGAAGATGTTATTCCAGTTTGGAAAGAGTGCTATAGGGTATTAAAAAAGGGAGGTATCTTGTTAGCAGGAGTAGATAATGGAATTAATTATGTTTTTGACGATGATGAAACAACATTATACTATAAACTTCCATTCAACCCCTTAAAAGATAGACAATTGTATGAGGATTCTATAAAAAATGATTGGGGAATCCAATTTTCGCATACCATTGAAGAGCAAATTGGCGGTCAATTAAAAGCAGGTTTTATGCTTACTGATATATACCAAGATACAAACGGTGCAGGAAGGCTTCATGAATTTAATATTCCATCCTTCTACGCTACAAGGGCAATTAAAAAGTGAGATTTAACCAGGGGGAAATAGGATGTATTTAAAAAATGATAATTTAGTTATTAGACATGCTACTGTTGATGATGTGCAAATCCTTTGCCATTGGTGGAGTGATGGAAAGATAATGGCTCATGCTGGTTTCCCTAATGGCATTAATACTGATGCTGACGAGCTAAAAGAGAAGTTAAAAAATGAAACTGATGCTTCGAGAAGGCTGATAATTGAAATAGACTCTAACAGAGTAGGGGAAATGAGTTATCGTATTCAAGGTGATGCCGCAGAAATAGGGATAAAAATATGTAACTTTTCCTATCAGGAAAAAGGTTATGGTACTAGAATTTTAAAAATGTTGATTAAATATTTATTTGATGAAATGAAAGTAAAAAAGGTTATACTCGACACTAATCTAAGCAACACTAGAGCACAGCACGTTTATGAAAAAATTGGCTTCAAAAAAGTAGCAGTTCGAATTAATTCGTGGACTGATCAGCTTGGAGTTTTACAGTCAGCGGTTGACTATGAGCTAAGAAGAGAAGATTTTGCATAATCAGAATTTGAATTCCAAGGAGACTAAAGTCATGGATAGTTTGATTTCCGTGGAGGTAAAAATGAATCACAAAACCATACTTAATATAATTGCTGAAAAATATAAACAAATACTTGGAAATAATTTAATTGGGATATATGTCCATGGTTCTATTGCTTTTAATTGTTTTAATTGGAACAAAAGCGATATAGATTTTTTAGTTGTAGTTAATGAAAAATTAACGCAAGAAACAAAAATAAGCTTGTTAGAGGTGTTAGAGCAGCTAAGATCACAGTCTCCGCCTAAAGGATTGGAAATGAGTGTTGTACTGAAAGAATATTGTACTACATTTATATATCCTACACCATATGAGCTGCATTTTTCAAAGGCTTGGTTAGAAAGATATTTAGAAAATCCCGTATTATTATGTGATGATAATTTTAAAACAGACAAAGACCTAGCTGCTCATTTTACAATAATTCGGGATGTAGGTATAACTTTATGTGGTATGCCTATTAAAGAGGTTATTGGAGACGTCCCTAAAGAATACTATATTGATAGTATTAAGATGGATATTAAAAATGCAAAGATAGAGATAGTGGAAAATCCAGTGTACATTACACTCAATTTATGCAGAGTTGTTGCTTATATTAGGGATAATTTAATTGTTTCAAAAGAGCAGGGAGGAAATTGGGGCTTAAGTAATCTGCCAATTGAACATAGTGATATTATTAATCAAGCTTTGAATAGTTATAAATCCCAAGAGAAAATGGTTGTTAATAAAATAGAAGCGCAGAAGTTTTGTGAATTTATGCTAGTACAGATTTTTTAATTGCTTTATTATTTACGGAGAGAAGGTACTAAATGGTGACTAATTTATACTTCGTCAGGCATGCACACTCAACATATACTCCTGAGGAACTAAATAGACCATTGTCAGAAAAAGGGTTGAAGGATGCCAAGAGAGTTACAAAGCTGCTTGCTAATGAGGATATAACTCATGTTATGGCAAGTCCATACAAACGAGCCATCCAAACAGTTGAAGGTATTGCGGAGCTTTTCGGATTAGACATTTCAATAAATGATGGTTTTATAGAGAGAAAATTAGCCGATAGCAAGATTGATAACTTTGACCAAGTAGTGTTAGAGTATTGGAAGGATTTTAATTTCTCTCTTCATGGAGGGGAGACAGGCTATGCGGCCCAATACAGAGGCGTAAAATTTCTTAAGGAAATCTTAGATAAATATAAGAATGAAAATATTGTTATTGGTACACATGGAAATATTATGGCACTAGTGATGAACTATTACGATAAAAAATATAATTATGATTTTTGGAGAAAATTAAGCATGCCTGATATATACAAATTAAGCTTTGAAGGCAACAAGCTTTTGAAAGTGCAACATATCTGGAGATAATATAAACTAATCCAAATTATTTATTAATGTAACCTAAGAGGTAAAATACTATGGTAAATGTAGAACTTAGCAGACCTAAAATTGAAGATATAGAACTGATTAATGAGTTTTTTGAAATTGTTCTAAGAGATACCTTTGAAAGAAATGGTATTTCATATTTAATAGATACGATTGAAGAAGAAATTAAAGATAAGAGAAGATTTTTAAATCAGGATTTTGAAACTGGTGGGACGGCTAGGTATTTTCTTATAGCAAAAGAAAATAAAAAGATAGTAGCTTCAATAGAATATGGTCCCTCAAACGATTTAATCAATTCATGCACTAATGGAGAACTAAAAGAAGTAGTAGAGCTTGGTACGGTTTTTGTACATCCGGATTATCAGAATAAAGGTATTGGCAGTAGGATGTTAAATTCAATATTTATAGAGATGAAGGAAAAAGGAATAAAAGAGTTTTGTTTTGATAGCGGTTATAAAACTGCGCAGAAAACATGGATCAAGAAATTCGGCAATCCAGAGTATCTTCTGAAGGATTACTGGGAAGAAGGTTCCGACCATATGATATGGAGAATAAGTGTGGATGATGTAATTGAATAATTAAAGTATATTTAAGAGGAACTAATGATGAAAGGGGGTAGGTGTAATTTGTCACTAGAAATACTAAGACCGTATGCCTTTATAATAATACCTCTGGCTATTCTTTTTATAGCCATTATGGCTCGCTTTATGATAAGGATGACAAGGAAGAAAAAGGTATCCATACTTATTTTTAGAGTATTAGTATTTACTTTTTTAGCTTTAGCTCTGGCGGGAATAAGTATTAAGTGGACAATAGATACAACGACTACCATGTTCGTTGTAGATGCCTCGGATAGTACAAGTATGTTTAGAGAAACAGCAGAAAGATTTATTAGAGAGGCACTTCCGCTAAAAACAAAGAAAGACAAGACAGGGGTTATAACCTTTGGAAGTGATAGTTTAATAGAGCAGTTCATTTCAAAGAATAACACATTTAGCAAGCTTGAAACAAAGCCTGTGGGTACTTACACTAATATTGAAAATGGATTGACTACAGCCTTGTCTCTTTTGCCTCAAAATAATAAAAAGAGGGTTGTACTAATAACCGATGGAGAAGAAAATGAGGGCAGTGCCTATAAAATTGCACCATCGCTGCTTGAACAGAATATTGATTTTAAGGTTTTTAAGATAGAAAAGGCTGAAGGAAACGAGGTTGCGGTAGAAAGTGTAACTATCCCTGAAAAAATAAATCTTGGTGATGAGTTTACGATAGTTACCAACATAACTAGCACCCTCAGTACGTCAGCTAAAGTAACCCTATATAGCGGTAGAGATAAAAGGGGCGAGCAGGAGGTTCAGCTTCAAAAAGGAAATAATAAATTTGTCTTTAAGGATACAGCAGATGCTGGTGGCTTTAAAAGTTACAAAGTTGTAGTTGAGCCAGCAAGCGATACAGAACTTAAGAATAATGAATATT
The genomic region above belongs to Clostridium swellfunianum and contains:
- a CDS encoding DUF6483 family protein, with amino-acid sequence MNIEKLINELAKNVSKAILNKEDESSETINLNDIGSEDILKIILKRLVYAGEFNNAEDILFEEISKNNSQEIYEIALDFYNLLLEKSDKELEEGNFTRSEIYQGLEDIKKTYWSG
- a CDS encoding GNAT family N-acetyltransferase; protein product: MTENTFSFNFVEWFNNGFWGDKYIPHSLVDGEKVIANVSVSLMDFNMDGIDKSYIQIGTVMTDEKYRGQGLSRYLIEKIIEEYKGKVDGIYLFANDSVIDFYPKFAFIRGKEYQYSKMINSINSKIQVEHIDMTNKMARHKFLDTVKNSVGNERLSMSNFGLMAFWTTGPMNDLIYYYADENAYIIADIEKENLYIYQVISICKVNLEKVIKSFGSNIKKVRLGFTPYDVNGYDAVEFYKQNCTFFYLGKDLDKIEKKKLMFPILSHA
- a CDS encoding DUF3795 domain-containing protein, coding for MDKQMIAMCGAYCGACEWKEKTNCPGCQAAQGKMFWGECTIAKCSIEKSFNHCGHCSKLPCDNLQSAFDNPEHGDNGERLINLRNWKAGKESYIELTKLHEVND
- a CDS encoding DUF402 domain-containing protein, coding for MKRKFADRPDWTRVLEKRFKFIHIENDELDGYLAITYIDKVQDPLFVGIENKDLCLADNGYTWVQYFPERYNYSLTAMFNKEQDLIQLYYDVCNGNFISSSGMPYYDDLYLDVVLLSTGDVLLFDEDELEQALLDRDISKEQYDLAWDEAKRLIKHVDSNKNKLLRLSKKYLEYMISLE
- a CDS encoding GNAT family N-acetyltransferase; this encodes MKREEIESEINEYLELVVPSKEYEKQAFEYIQEFIECNSQINGTGGLNRYNNYEQWLLKLQKEADLSNVPEGKVPASTYFFVRKADNRIIGMINIRHCLNEFLLSEGGHIGYSVRPSERKKGYATFMLKQGLQKCRELNLDRILITCDKINIASAKVIQNNNGVLENEVYSEAFSEIIQRYWIQL
- a CDS encoding class I SAM-dependent methyltransferase, with product MEEFRYLTEYYNNYNEDGRLVSKHGQVEFLTTMKYINKFLKKGMRVLEVGAGTGRYALTIAQEGFQVDAIELIQHNIDILKNKITEDCTIDVRQGNAIDLFCYNDDTFDITLVFGPLYHLFNDSDKKQAISEAIRVTKEGGVVFVSYCMNEATIINWGFQKGNILEGIQSGIVDKDTFKCLSNPSLLFEMYRKEEIDKLMEGYNVERLHFVATDLATNHMKNIIDEMDEKMFETYLKYHLSICERSDLIGITHHSLDIFRKK
- a CDS encoding NUDIX hydrolase — its product is MIMPTHIVTAAGVVENEQGEILLVKTHHGGWVFPGGQVEVGENLIDAVIREIKEESGVNVVVKKLFAISSNTGINKGYNGVETVPTKVMMDFICTYADGQLCISDENSESCWIKKDKVLDMITAPAIRQRFNAYLNYDGNVQYLEYITQPEFNLKVSREV
- a CDS encoding GNAT family N-acetyltransferase, giving the protein MKDIYEECPIYKNKLITLRQTKMEDAEELLNCYSDERAVPFFNSDNCNGDNFNYTTIERMKQAIDFWDFSYRNKYFIRWTIILNETKEKIGTIEMFHRAADDEFNHFGVLRIDLQSNYETQPIINGILEVANENFYEAFEVEAIITKAIPEASVRTAALTQRGYQLVGKKVMMYGDYFVKLKQVIM
- a CDS encoding class I SAM-dependent methyltransferase, yielding MDKKYTEINSGFIDKWIEEGWEWGQPISHEVFERAKNNEWFVLLTPTKPVPKEWFCEMKNAEILGLASGGGQQMPIFTALGAKCTVLDYSEKQLSSEIEVAGRENYEIKTVRADMTKPLPFEDESFDLIFHPVSNCYIEDVIPVWKECYRVLKKGGILLAGVDNGINYVFDDDETTLYYKLPFNPLKDRQLYEDSIKNDWGIQFSHTIEEQIGGQLKAGFMLTDIYQDTNGAGRLHEFNIPSFYATRAIKK
- a CDS encoding GNAT family N-acetyltransferase, which translates into the protein MYLKNDNLVIRHATVDDVQILCHWWSDGKIMAHAGFPNGINTDADELKEKLKNETDASRRLIIEIDSNRVGEMSYRIQGDAAEIGIKICNFSYQEKGYGTRILKMLIKYLFDEMKVKKVILDTNLSNTRAQHVYEKIGFKKVAVRINSWTDQLGVLQSAVDYELRREDFA
- a CDS encoding aminoglycoside adenylyltransferase domain-containing protein, with translation MDSLISVEVKMNHKTILNIIAEKYKQILGNNLIGIYVHGSIAFNCFNWNKSDIDFLVVVNEKLTQETKISLLEVLEQLRSQSPPKGLEMSVVLKEYCTTFIYPTPYELHFSKAWLERYLENPVLLCDDNFKTDKDLAAHFTIIRDVGITLCGMPIKEVIGDVPKEYYIDSIKMDIKNAKIEIVENPVYITLNLCRVVAYIRDNLIVSKEQGGNWGLSNLPIEHSDIINQALNSYKSQEKMVVNKIEAQKFCEFMLVQIF
- a CDS encoding histidine phosphatase family protein encodes the protein MVTNLYFVRHAHSTYTPEELNRPLSEKGLKDAKRVTKLLANEDITHVMASPYKRAIQTVEGIAELFGLDISINDGFIERKLADSKIDNFDQVVLEYWKDFNFSLHGGETGYAAQYRGVKFLKEILDKYKNENIVIGTHGNIMALVMNYYDKKYNYDFWRKLSMPDIYKLSFEGNKLLKVQHIWR
- a CDS encoding GNAT family N-acetyltransferase; amino-acid sequence: MVNVELSRPKIEDIELINEFFEIVLRDTFERNGISYLIDTIEEEIKDKRRFLNQDFETGGTARYFLIAKENKKIVASIEYGPSNDLINSCTNGELKEVVELGTVFVHPDYQNKGIGSRMLNSIFIEMKEKGIKEFCFDSGYKTAQKTWIKKFGNPEYLLKDYWEEGSDHMIWRISVDDVIE